The Triticum dicoccoides isolate Atlit2015 ecotype Zavitan chromosome 6A, WEW_v2.0, whole genome shotgun sequence genome has a window encoding:
- the LOC119317081 gene encoding pentatricopeptide repeat-containing protein At1g01970-like translates to MRALLSLSKLARRLPTSLAATRVAPPLLQRHLHADSALPPQAPPPFASRILQSEESPNPSTDLEHAQPAPDPVLDEFLARLVTALRPTLAAAFPTHTRPVLDEMLRLIAEAVLNRLSGADPGPDTVELSDDLWAAVWEVSASVREAMRRDQVRADLRNYLHSDDVKEMTRFAVDVGIRGAMLRELRFKWAREKLEEVEFYRGLEVMRQQADAADSPAAPAPARLTALPQRKGEVKFKISGLDLSDPKWAEVAERAAEAEAHFVPEEAKAVDGKAKKAEEQLLAVEPRKGNPVPAMEEWKEELRPKRVDWMALLERVKARNVELYLKVAEILLDEDSFAATIRDYSKLIDLHSKATHVQDVERILGKMKEKDIAPDILTSITLVHMYSKSGNLEQATRAFDFIQKEGLQPDTKLFTSMISACINAGDPKQAEKLVKKMDELSMKPSREIYMDVMRAYAERNLVDGAQSVKTKMSFAGIEPPLECFTLLIEANGRAGNPDYAYEAFEQMRKNGHEPDDRCLAGMITALMKKNQLDQALKLLLSLEKEGVKPGVKTNLVLLDWLSTLQLVQEAEQLVQKIRKAGEEPLEIHVYLADMYAKSRQEEKARKSLKILEEKKRLLKADQFERIIRGLQVGGFSEDASRYFKMMRSRGFVPSATVEAGVRGVGRPAGR, encoded by the exons ATGAGAGCCCTCCTCTCCCTCTCCAAGCTTGCCCGTCGTCTCCCCACCTCCCTGGCCGCCACCAGGGTCGCCCCGCCCCTCCTCCAACGGCACCTTCACGCCGACTCCGCACTTCCTCCTCAAGCTCCGCCCCCTTTTGCCTCCCGCATCCTCCAATCCGAAGAGAGCCCGAACCCGAGCACTGATTTGGAACATGCTCAGCCCGCCCCCGACCCTGTCCTTGATGAGTTCCTCGCCCGCTTGGTCACCGCGCTCCGTCCGACACTTGCGGCCGCCTTCCCCACCCACACCCGCcccgtgctcgacgaaatgcttcGTCTTATCGCGGAGGCCGTCCTCAACCGCCTCTCCGGAGCCGATCCGGGGCCAGACACCGTCGAGCTCAGCGACGACCTCTGGGCGGCGGTGTGGGAGGTCAGCGCCTCCGTGCGCGAGGCCATGCGCCGGGACCAGGTCCGCGCCGACCTCCGTAACTACCTCCACTCCGACGATGTCAAGGAGATGACGCGGTTCGCCGTTGACGTAGGCATCCGCGGCGCTATGCTCCGCGAGCTGCGCTTCAAGTGGGCCCGCGAGAAGCTCGAGGAGGTCGAATTCTACCGCGGCCTCGAGGTCATGCGCCAACAGGCTGATGCGGCTGATAGCCCTGCCGCACCCGCGCCGGCGAGGCTAACCGCGTTGCCGCAGAGGAAGGGGGAGGTTAAGTTCAAGATCTCTGGGTTGGACTTGTCAGACCCAAAGTGGGCTGAGGTGGCTGAGCGGGCGGCTGAAGCTGAGGCACACTTTGTGCCAGAGGAGGCCAAGGCTGTAGATGGGAAGGCGAAGAAGGCCGAGGAGCAACTGCTGGCGGTTGAGCCGAGGAAAGGCAACCCAGTTCCTGCCATGGAGGAGTGGAAGGAGGAGCTCCGACCAAAGCGCGTTGACTGGATGGCACTCCTCGAGCGGGTTAAGGCCCGCAATGTTGAGTTGTATCTCAAG GTTGCTGAAATTCTTTTGGATGAAGATTCATTTGCTGCAACTATCCGAGATTACTCCAAGTTAATTGATCTTCACTCTAAAGCAACTCACGTGCAAGATGTAGAAAGGATACTTGGTAAAATGAAAGAGAAGGATATTGCACCTGATATCCTCACATCCATCACCTTAGTCCACATGTATAGCAAATCTGGCAATCTTGAACAAGCCACGCGGGCGTTTGACTTTATCCAAAAGGAGGGCCTCCAACCAGATACGAAACTCTTTACATCAATGATTAGTGCCTGTATTAACGCTGGAGATCCGAAACAAGCAGAGAAATTGGTAAAGAAAATGGATGAGCTTTCCATGAAACCCAGCAGGGAAATATACATGGATGTGATGCGGGCATATGCTGAGCGTAACTTAGTAGATGGAGCTCAATCGGTGAAAACAAAAATGTCATTTGCTGGAATCGAGCCCCCGTTGGAGTGCTTCACATTGCTTATAGAAGCAAATGGACGGGCTGGCAACCCTGATTATGCATATGAAGCGTTTGAACAGATGAGGAAGAATGGGCATGAACCAGATGACCGTTGCCTGGCTGGTATGATTACTGCACTCATGAAGAAGAACCAGCTGGACCAGGCTTTGAAGTTGCTGCTGAGTTTAGAGAAGGAGGGGGTTAAACCTGGAGTTAAGACAAATCTGGTCCTGCTGGATTGGCTGTCCACGTTGCAGTTGGTGCAAGAGGCTGAACAACTTGTACAGAAGATAAGAAAGGCGGGAGAAGAGCCCCTAGAGATCCATGTTTACCTTGCTGATATGTATGCGAAATCACGCCAGGAAGAGAAAGCCCGCAAATCCCTCAAGATCTTGGAAGAGAAGAAGAGACTGCTGAAGGCTGATCAGTTTGAGAGGATTATAAGAGGCCTTCAGGTAGGGGGGTTTTCGGAAGATGCAAGCAGATATTTCAAAATGATGAGATCTCGTGGCTTTGTTCCATCAGCAACAGTCGAGGCCGGGGTCAGGGGCGTCGGTCGCCCGGCTGGCAGGTAG
- the LOC119317083 gene encoding enhancer of rudimentary homolog isoform X1, with the protein MAGRHTIILMQPSQNRSSRTFMDYNSINHALDGICGLYERKIRDINPMIPNITYDITDLYNFIDGLADISALVYDHEIHAFLPYDRQWIKQKLFQHLKKLAQR; encoded by the exons ATG GCTGGGAGGCACACCATTATTCTGATGCAACCATCCCAaaacaggagctccaggacgttCATGGATTATAATTCAATTAACCATGCATTGGATG GAATCTGTGGTCTCTATGAAAGGAAAATCAGGGATATCAACCCAATGATCCCGAACATAACCTATGACATCACCGACCTGTACAACTTCATCGACGGCCTAGCTGACATCAGTGCGCTAGT ATATGATCATGAAATCCATGCGTTTCTGCCATATGACCGGCAGTGGATAAAGCAGAAGCTGTTTCAGCACCTTAAGAAGCTGGCTCAAAGATAG
- the LOC119317083 gene encoding enhancer of rudimentary homolog isoform X2 → MAGRHTIILMQPSQNRSSRTFMDYNSINHALDGICGLYERKIRDINPMIPNITYDITDLYNFIDGLADISALVYDHEIHAFLPYDRQWIKQKLFQHLKKLAQR, encoded by the exons GCTGGGAGGCACACCATTATTCTGATGCAACCATCCCAaaacaggagctccaggacgttCATGGATTATAATTCAATTAACCATGCATTGGATG GAATCTGTGGTCTCTATGAAAGGAAAATCAGGGATATCAACCCAATGATCCCGAACATAACCTATGACATCACCGACCTGTACAACTTCATCGACGGCCTAGCTGACATCAGTGCGCTAGT ATATGATCATGAAATCCATGCGTTTCTGCCATATGACCGGCAGTGGATAAAGCAGAAGCTGTTTCAGCACCTTAAGAAGCTGGCTCAAAGATAG